The following proteins are encoded in a genomic region of Zea mays cultivar B73 chromosome 9, Zm-B73-REFERENCE-NAM-5.0, whole genome shotgun sequence:
- the LOC118473411 gene encoding zinc finger BED domain-containing protein DAYSLEEPER, giving the protein MDLRISEGSGTNTTLDDQSVQSPTRRAKVWEYFQQELVEVDGVMKAVCKYCGTKLTSKRNSGTNSLRNHVADTCPKISVEDRKRFIATMRKKPGEGSFVFDPRKTRECMVKWCISAEVAFNKFDDPFFAPWMESLQPSFSGVGRQTMRNDCIARFKMMRQELRNELQSLNSRICLTSDLWTSN; this is encoded by the coding sequence ATGGATTTAAGGATATCCGAGGGTTCGGGTACTAATACCACCTTGGATGACCAATCGGTACAATCGCCGACCAGAAGGGCAAAGGTTTGGGAGTATTTTCAACAAGAGTTAGTTGAGGTTGATGGAGTGATGAAGGCTGTTTGCAAATACTGTGGGACTAAGCTGACAAGTAAAAGGAATTCAGGAACAAATAGCCTTAGAAACCATGTTGCAGATACATGTCCTAAAATTTCAGTTGAGGATCGCAAGCGATTCATTGCTACAATGAGAAAAAAGCCAGGAGAAGGTTCATTTGTGTTTGACCCTCGAAAGACTCGTGAGTGCATGGTTAAGTGGTGCATCAGTGCCGAGGTCGCATTCAACAAGTTTGATGATCCTTTCTTTGCCCCGTGGATGGAGTCATTGCAACCATCGTTCAGCGGTGTTGGGCGTCAGACAATGAGAAATGATTGTATTGCCAGATTCAAGATGATGAGGCAAGAGCTAAGGAATGAGCTACAGAGTCTTAACTCTCGGATTTGCTTGACATCTGATCTTTGGACCTCAAATTAG